From Chlorocebus sabaeus isolate Y175 chromosome 10, mChlSab1.0.hap1, whole genome shotgun sequence:
aACTAAGTGTGAATCGGCCTATGTTCCCTGCacccagaccctattttcctgcctcctaCCTACAGCTGTGTGGTCCTGAGCTGTCACCTCTTCCCTTTGAAGCTCAggttcctcatcagtaaaatgaggcAGAAATACCTACTGCTGAGATGTGTGATCACACAAACGCAGTGTCTCAACATGTTCTACATGTGTTTTGGCCCTTTGAGTCCTTGAGGACTGTCCCAGGTGGAACCTTCTTCACTTTTCTTGGAGAACTGACCATGGGTTGCAGCAAAGACTAAAATGGTTCCTGTTTCAGCCCTGCCTGGGAAGATTCAGCTGGAACCTTTAGGCTAGGAAAAGGGAGAAGGACCCTACCCCCACTGTACCGGACCTGAGACAAAGCCACAGAAGAGCAATCCTTTCTAACTCTGGGCAGTATATGGACAAGATACTAATTTTTCATCTCTGCATCTCCATGAGAACGCAATGACCAGCACAGTGAAGTACCCAATTACTGCCCCCTGAACAAATGGAGATGTCAAGTTCAGAAAAGATCCTGGCTGAGGAAGACAGGGAACATTCCCTTGAAAAACAAGGGCAGTCATCCAGACAGAACAAGAGGAGTGGCAGGATGAGAGGAGGCAGACAGGGTTGATTCTATAGGGCTCCTCCTCAACACCCATGAACCTGAGAAGTAAGTGGTCAGATGTATTTCAGTCCACTGGCCAGCAGTGCGGTCATGGTGGGAACTAGTCCCACCTGAAGGACTCTCATCTTCCTACAATCCTCAAATACTGCGGCATGGGGATGCTGTTCCCTCCTTGAAGTGAGGGCCCCGAGGCTCTCGTACTTTACAATACTTCAGACCAAGAGCCTGCAGTTGAGGCCGCCAGGATCACGAAGCAGCTGCCCCCCAAACCCCTTCTTATCTCACCAACCCAAGCTGCTTACAGCCCCTCCAGATATCCCGGGGAGGAATGTCGTTCTTCACGGCTGAGGGAACATCTCTGCACCCTGGGGTAGTGGATGGGACCACAGGGCATATgcagtgtcttagtctgtttcacGCTGCTatacctgaggttgggtaatttattttttaaaaaagcaaaacaggtttatttggctcaaaaTTCTGGTGGAAATTTCAAGATTGGGCCGCTGCAcctggtgagggcctcatgcTCCTTCAACTCATGGCACCAAGCGGAAGGGGGGGGCACACACAAAGAGATTATGTGGCAATATGgcgagagaggaagcaagagacaAGCCCAGGAAGGCTGACTCTAACCAGCTCTCATGGGAACTCACCCCTCCACACAGGGTACTAACCTatccatgagggatccacccctatTACCCAAACTCCTCCTACTAGgcaccacctcccaacactgccacattggggacCAAATTTCAATACCAGCTTGGGCAGGGGCAGACCATATGCAAATCACAGCACAGGGTAATGGTGGGGGCAGGTTGACACAGGGCTGCTGCCTACCCACCACCAGCTGTCTCTTGGCCCCTTCCAGATCCTGGGCATCTGGCTACCGGCATGGGCCCAGCCTTGGACACAGATATGGCCACAGAAAGCTGTTAGCTCTCCAGATCTGATCAGCCTGGGAGAGTGGCACAGCAAAAGGCTCCCAAAGGAAAGTCGAGATCCTCGGCCAGCCTCAGCTCTGCTACCCACCCACATGTGCCCAGGACAGGGAAGATATGTTTCTTACTCCTCCAGGACCACTAAGTGAAGCAGGGACCAGGCTCTTCTTGAGTCCTCTCGGCTGTGGTGCAACCACCAGCCTAGCAAGAAATCAGAAACATCTTCTGCAAGAGTCAGCACCATAGTGGGTGCTGAATAGGCAATGAAGCATCCCACAGGTGTTGGGCTATGTAGTCACTCCCTTTTCCAGACCAAGGCAAGGAGATAAGCACTCTGGGCCCCTAATCAAGGGCCTGGGGCCAGATGGGATGAAAACAGCAGTGTCCTGCAACCTGAACTGCTACTCACGCAGGCCCCACCTGGCCTCTCAGAGGGAGGAACCTGGGACTCCTGAACCTGATTCAGTTTCTCCTTCAACAGCGGGACTTTTCACTCCTGACTGCAGAAAAACAGCTTCAATGTGACCATCCTTCGTAGCCCGAGGCTGGGTAAAACAGCCTGAGGCGGCAAAATCCGAAAAGCTCTATTAGGTGGCAAACTGCCGTCACTAGAAGAGTTGAggcccccttctcctcccctgccTGGCCGCCTTCATTCCTGGGAATGGAACAGGTTCTTGCGGCAAGGGTGAATCCTTGAGCAGGTCCCAGGATCACTATCCTCACCTCCCCGCGGCACTGAGTGGCAATAGTTGTAAATGTGCGTCCACAGGGTCACTGTCCAGCAACCAGGACCAGGTGCCTGGCCATCTGGGGATCGGAAAAAGCTCAGCGGGATGCTCTGGCCGCCTCCCCTGATCCCTGTTAAGATGTAGAGCGTTCGACCTAAAATGCCTAGAAACAAAGCCCAGGCCCAGGAAGGTCCAACCATTGCGACGCCGCTCCCTCAAGCTCTTTCCTCGGAGCCGTCTCATTTCCCAAAACTCCCAAACACATCACAGAGAGAGGTGTTGGGCTAGGTGGTCACTCCCTTTTCCAGAACCACAGCAAGAAGTTGAGCCTGCTGGGCCCCTAACCAGAGCCCTGGGGCCTGGTGGGACGAAAAACTCCACTAGGTAGCAAACAGCTGTCACTAGTAGGGTCGAGGCCCCTTTCTCCCCTGCCTGACGACGACGGCGGCAGGCCCTCGACCGGCGTTGGACAGCTCGCTACTCGCCTTCCCTTGCGCAAATCGCTGTTCCTCCCAACTACCCGCGGCCACCTCCTCCGCAGCAGAGCGCCGGAAACAGAGACGCGTTTCGGCAGGGAGGTGCATGCTGGGAACGGCGCtgcatgctgggagctgtagtcTGTGACGCAACTCGGCCGAGGTGCCTCCCTGGTCCCTGAAGCTCCCAGAGCCCGCGTGTTCAGGCGGTCCTGACACCCCGGTCCGAGCCACACCTGCTGGAGGGCTAAACGCCTGCCGGCCCTCCGGGTATGAGCGGAGGCCGGGACACCCCTGGGCTCCGACGCCCCCGGAAGGAAAAACTACAGCTCGGGCAGCTGCCCAACCTCGTAAGCGCAGAGCTGGGGAACCCCGCCCCCTGGACCTCCGATGTCCGTGGCGTTTTCCGTCGCCCGAGTGCCATTGGGCCGGCCTGTCACGTGACCCGAGGCCCCGCGCCCGGTTGGCTGCCGCCTGGTTACCAGTGGGAGACTAGCGGGCCGGCGTCCTGGCCTAGTCCAGCACCTGCGCCGCCCTCGGGTTTGGAGGGCTGGGCTGAGCGGGGAACGGGCGGGACGGgccggaggcggcggcggcggcggcggcggactCGCCTTCTCTCCGGGGCTGCGACCCCGAGGCTACCGGCTGCAGATGGGAGCCCGCGGAGCCGAGGATGCGGGCGGGCCGGGGCGCGACGCCGGCGAGGGAGCTGTTCCGGGACGCCGCCTTCCCCGCCGCGGACTCCTCGCTCTTCTGCGACTTGTCTACGCCGCTGGCCCAGTTCCGCGAGGACATCACGTGGAGGCGGCCCCAGGTGGGACCTTGCGGGTGCGGTGGGCGCCGTGTCTGGTTTCCGAGAACGCTCCTCTCAGGGGGCGGGGCGGGACGGGGCGGGACGGGGCGGGCGGCCAGGGTAGCTCCGAACGCAGGATCCGCTGTTGTTCTCAGAAGTGGACGCCCGGCCCCCTCTTTCTTACCTCCTTCCTACCCCCGCCCAGAACGAGCAGGACGCCGCGCTACCCCGAGGACACTAGACTAGGTCGTGGCCACCACCTGCGAGAGCTCCAATCCAGAAGGAGGCTCGGAGCTCAGCGAGAGGCGTTTTAACAGAGTCCCAAACCCAGCCCACCTGTTTGCTTCCGGCTTGAAGAGCGTTTGTGTCTGCTCCTCCCGGCAGAGAGGGCCGCTCATGCCCCTCTGAAGTGGCTGGGTCGAGCCCACAAAGCAAAGCGTGATAGAATTTAAGTTTTGGATTTTGTGCACCTGCCTTTCCAGTTGTAAACAGTTAAAAATGGCACCTCCAAGGGATGTCCTGGCCGAGTGCCGTGGTCATATTTTTAGAAGTAGTTTATCTGCTGAATAAGACTACCCAGGGAACAATCTTGCCCTAAGCGGATGCAGTCTTAGCAGAGACAACTGATGGCCACCAGTCTTCGAACAGAGCTGGAACTTCTGGAATCTGGTGACTGAGATGGTTTTGACAGGCCCCCTGGTTTCCTTGGACAACACTGAAGGGCCTGAGAGGAGGCAAAGGTCAGAGCATGTAGAGCCTTGTCGTTGtaatttgggttttattttgttaaaagctTGATTTTaggtgcagctggaggccactagCGGGTTTTAGTAGAGGAGTGATTCTTTTGGATGTGTGTTTTTACAAACTCACTCTTGCTGCTGGGTGGGAAGTGGATTGTCGGGGCAAGAATGCAGGGGACCATTGCAGTGGTCCTGGAGAAAGATGAAGGGGCTCAGATTAGCCTGACGACCGTTAGGATGTGGATTTGGAGTGGATTGGTTTGAGACCTACTTTGCAATGGGAATTGAAAGGCCTTAGTGACTGATTGAAATAGAGGGTGAGGATAGTGGAGGAATCAGCATGTTTTCTAGGTTTCTGACCTGAGCCAGTGGGTGGATGGTGGTCCTGGGACAGAGCCTGGGGGGGACCTCGAGTCGGACTTTGCTCTCACGTGTTGAGGTGGAGCTGGCCTGGAGGCAGGTGGATACAGAGCAGGGAGATCTGTGCTAGAGACATTCATCTGGGAGGCAGACCATATTAGATGGTTTACGGTCCATAGCCTGGGAGAGTGTCTCGGGGGAGTATCAGTAAAGAAGAAGGAGGCCTTGGGACTGAGCCTTGAGGAACCCTAACATTTCTTGGGGTCAGGTGCCCTGACAAATAGACTTGAGAAGCAGCAGGCAGTGAGGTAGAGGGTACCTGGGGGCATGCGGCCTCACGGAAGCTGAGTGGGGACTGCCTCAGGGGTAGCAGATGGCTGTCCTGCTGTTCTGAATACTGCTGAGTAGTTGGGAAAGAGAGTTGGGACCAAGAGAAGCCCAATGGGTTTGATAACATAGAGGTGACAGCGACATTGATCGAGGCAGTTTAGGGGCCATGATTGTCTCAGAAGCTAGAGGAGCCTGCGTGGAGAGTAAATGGGAAGCGGGCAGTGGGCATGGCAGCTCTTTCAAGAAGGTTGTAATGAAGAGAAGCCTGAAGGAGAATATGGTGCTGAGGGATAATGTCTTAAACAACATGGGGGTGGGATTCTGCCTGGGGAGCTGGAAGGGAAGGAGTTGTGAGAGGAGCCCAGGCTCCGAGGGCAGGAGAGAGGGTCAGGTTCAGAAGCAGGAGGCAAGGTGGAAGCTCAGAGGGGTGGGCAAGGGCAGTGTGGATGTTTTGAGTAGACGAGGAGAAAGGGGAAGGTATTTGATAGTTAGGGGATGTGGTAAATGGAGCCTGCTAGAGAAACAGTAAGATTTCCAGCAGGATGGAGGATGCATTTGAGATTTACCAGCATGAGTGAAAAGTAAAACTTTTCTAAACCAACATTTAGCTGTTTTGAGAAGGAGCTTGGTAGAGTTTGGGATTTTTCCAGTAAGGAAGGCAGACACACAGGCACCCCAGAATTAAGCTGGACAGGGggatttgaagccaggagctgaAGGACACCCACTGCAGGAAACCACTTTCCTGTCCGCTTTTGGGTAACACTGATGATCGGAAAAGCTCCACCCCAACCCCTGTCATCTAGAGCCTTGGGTTCTTAGTTTGAAGGACTCCCCAGCAGGCATGATCTAACTCTGGACAACTTTCTGTATTTCAGGAGATTTGTGCCATGCCCCGGTTGTTTCCAGATGACCCGCAGGAAGGGCAGGTGAAGCAGGGGCTGCTGGGGGATTGCTGGTTCCTGTGTGCCTGCGCCGCCCTGCAGAAGAGCAGGCACCTCCTGGACCAGGTGTGGGGCCCCTTCTTCCCTGTGTTTGTCCTGGAGCCGGTTTCTCTTTGCGTTTCTCCTGCCTGCTGAGTACCAGGAGCCCTTGCGAAAGCTGAGCCGTGCTGCAGCCGGATCGCTCGCTGTGTTGGGGAAAGCAGGAACATTCCAAGGCAGAGACTGAGGACTGCACTCTGTCCCTCGGCTGCAGGACGGGGTGCCTTGGCCTCGCCAGAGGCTCTGTTAGGGAAGTTCACCCTGCTCTGTGCTCTCGTGAGCCCTGGGCTCTCCATGGAATCAGATCACCACATTTAGAATAAAGAGACAAATATGCCAGCTCACAGGAGAACGGGGCTGGCTGGGGGACTCTGCCCCAGATCTCTCCTCAGCTAAGTGACCGGTTTTCATACAGGTTTTGAATATAAGTTTGCAAAAGGTTATTAAACCTGTTTCTGTGGGTAGACAGATACTCTGGGCAGAGAAGGCCTTCTCAGGTTTTCCTTACCTGGAAGTGTTCATAGTTTTATGCTTGGCTCGTTGCTAAGCGTTGCTGATTAATGCAGCGGCATTGATAGTGTGACCTCATTCAGAGTTTCCCTCATGTCCCAGGCCCCATGGTAAGCATGTCACAGTCACTGGCTTTCAGTCTCACAGCCTTGCCAGCtttggccttttttgtttttaaatgagagTGCTAAAACCACTGCCATGGTGTTTCTGGCcattaagtggcagagccaggactgcaCCAGGCGCCTAGTGCCCAGCCTGCACTCCGCCTGATGCTGGGGGTCAGAATGCTTACTCCTGAAGGAGCCCTGCGGTGGACACAGTGGGTGCATTCCAGCTGGCCCAGTGTTGGGGCGCCAGGCTCCCAGCAGCAGGAGGGGCTGCCGTTCCTGTGGTGATATGTTGCTTGCAGTCAGCTCAGTCAAGAACTGGGTCACTCATACCCTTGAAAGTCATATTTGTTTTGGCTTCAGGTCAAATGCTTTTAGTGAGGGCAGCAGAGTGTGGCCTGGGATATGTGCCTCCTTCGTTGTAGTCCTCAAGTTTTGCAATGAGAGGTCTGTTAATTTCGTGTGTGGTGACCGAGCCCTGTGAAAGCGCCGACATCCAGGTGTGCCGTAGAGTTCTCTGCAGACCGTGGTGCCTGTGGAGTGCTCAGCTGTGGCCACACCGCAGCCAGGACACTGGAGCAGCGCCGGGTGGTGCTTATGTCATGCTTGTCTTTTGCTTCTCCCTGTGCATGGCAGGTCATTCCTCCAGGACAGCCAAGCTGGGCCGACCAGGAGTACCAGGGCTCCTTCACCTGTCGCATTTGGCAGTTTGGACGCTGGGTGGAGGTGACCACAGATGACCGCCTGCCATGCCTTGCGGGGAGACTCTGTTTCTCCCGCTGCCAGAGGGAGGATGTGTTCTGGCTCCCCTTACTGGAAAAGGTCTACGCCAAGTGCGTGTGCTGGGGGCTGAGGGCCTGGCCTGGGGCAAGTCGGGGAGCTGCCACTACCATGGGCTGCCCTGGGAGGGTCTCTGCTCACTCTGGGCTGCAGAGCCCCCTTCCGTTCTGAGGGTCTGGCAGCTCGTTCTGTGGGTCAGGCTGACTGGCCAGGTGCAGAGATTCTTCTTTTGGGCCTGTGGTTTCCCCACTcccatctttcccttcccttgtTCCAAAGCCCAGCGTGGAGTCGTCCTCCACAGAGAGCACGTGCACCGCCCTCCTCGGTTTCTCGGCCCCAGCAAGAAAGatgcttctttctgtttgttgTGGAACGGTTGGGATaggcagtctcactgtgtcgtcaTTGGGAAGGAATGGGGCTACCCCGGCACACCAACACTTGTGTATCATGGTGCTGGCTCAGGGGACCAGGACCCTCACCATGAGTCGTAATTGAATAGCCTTCCCTCTTAGAATGCATTTATCATCTTGCCAAAGGCAACTGGACCAACAGGCAGGCAGGGAAGCTGGCGAACATGGGAAGGCTGGCCAGTGACATCAGTGCCCAGTGAGCCCTTCCATCCCAAGGGCTGGTTTAGGAAAAGCAGGGTTGGAGCTTGAGAGCCGAGGGATGTGGGCATCCATAGCTTCCAcccctcctgccctgcccctgtGCCCACACCGGAGGCCAGAGAGTTTCTATATGTGGACTACAGGGCGCTCACACTTACTACAAAGTAAGACGTTTGAAGGTGAGGCTAAGCCTTGACTTGATAAGGATGAGGACGAAGGCAGAGGGGCGTAAAGAGGTGGGATTGAGGCAACGGTTGGACGACTTGGGGTGCTGCAGACCGTGGGAATCGGAGAGGAGGGCATGCTCAATGCCAGGGGCTTACTCCCGTGGTGATTGTGTCCCTTAGGGTCCATGGGTCCTACGAGCACCTGTGGGCAGGGCAGGTGGCGGATGCCCTGGTGGACCTGACTGGTGGCCTGGCAGAAAGATGGAGCCTGAAGGGCATAGCAGGAAGCGGAGGCCAGCAGGACAGGCCGGGCCGCTGGGAGCACAGGACTTGTCGGCAGCTGCTCCGCCTGAAGGACCAGAGTCTCATCAGCTGCTCCGTGCTCAGCCCCAGAGCAGGTGAGGCACGTGGCCAGCACGGGAGTGCTCCTCACTGCCAGGCCTCAGGCACGCTGTAGCTTTTTATGTGACTGGCTACACAGCCCTGTCAGGACTAAGTGGGAAGAAGTAAGCTTATTCGGAAGGGTGGTGTCCTCGCTTTGTGACCTTCTCCTACTGTCCTCTTCCGGAGGGACGTGGCCCTTCTCTCCCCTGACCAGTACTTTCTGCTAGTGCAAGGCAGGAAGAGCTGGCACCGAGTCAAAGCCCACTGTCTGTGCCATCCTTGGCCCAGCTGGCAACCTGGCAAAATCAaaacctgttttttattttagtgatagatatgttcattaaaaacaatttgtttccaaaaaaagaagggggccaggtgtggttgctcacatctgtaatctcaaaactttgggaggctgaggtgggcgtatcgctggaacccaggagttcgagacccgcctgggcaacatagcaagatctcatctctacaaaaaatgaagaaaagatatcaCTCAGATAGAACCTCTTGTGACTTTTGAGTGCGCTCTCAGTTTTCTGTGAGCACGTGTGGTTTACACGTTCCATTCCACACCACTTCTCACACTGCCACACACGCTGTCAAATGTTCGCCTAATGAGCAGGTTTGCCATAGTCTCTTAATCATTACCCTGATGTTGGATATTAAGAtctttctgggccgggcgcggtggctcaagcctgtaatcccagcactttgagaggccgagacgggcggatcacaaggtcaggagatcgagaccatcctggctaacacagtgaaaccccgtctctactaaaaaatacaaaaaactagccaggcgaggtggcgggcacctgtagtcccagctactcgggaggctgaggcaggagaatggcgtaaacctgggaggtggagcttgcagtgagctgagatccggccactgcactccagcctgggtgacagagcgagactccgtctcaaaaaaaaaaaaaaaaaaaaaaaagatctttctgGTTTTATATAATTCTAAATAGCATCAATGaacatctttataatttttttcatacttaggattattttaaaaatattggttaaATAATATGAATATCACAATAAACTGAAACAGATTGTCATAGGCCTTGGTCTGGTCCCCCATAAGCAGACCCTGAGATGGGGTTCAGGAGCACGTTGAGAGGTTTGGAGAACCTGGAGGGCGTGCACTCCCCACCAGCCCCGCGGGGGTGCCAGGAAGGATGGTGGCCTCAGAGCGTCCCACCTGGGAGCGAGGGCCCTGGTCTCGTGGGCATTAGCTCGGGGACCTGTTGGTTTTGGGCTGCTCTAGGGTGGGATAGGGCTAAGTCCTAGCACTTCAGGCTTTAGAGAAAGCCCCTAGGCAGAGAGAGATGGCAGCTGGCACTGACTGGAGGTGCATTGGAGCCTGCTGAGGTGGCAAGGGGCTGCAGCGTGGATGAGACTGAAGTCTTTCCAGGAGACCCTCCTCTCTAGACCGTTGCCCCGCCACAGATGCGGTGCCCCTCTCTGTTTGGCTCTTTCTTTTCTATGCCCGTCTGTCTCAAGGTCTCTGGCCAGGTGGAGCTGTTGCCCCTCtgggcctccctgcctccagtgGGCTTCTAGCCAAGGCACTATGTGAATGTCCCACCTCCAGCAGGCTTTGCCAAGAGAAACACTCTAGGTTCTTGGCAGTTGCAGTTGCATCTGTGCGGTGTGTTTGAGAACTGGTGCTGTGCCAGGCGTCGTGCACTGACGGGTATGGGCAATGACTGAGGCCTAGAGGAGGGGATGACTTACCCAGCACCGGACCCGGATGGCAGCCAAGTCAGGCCCCGTGTGCTTGCTCCTGGAGATGCTCCTGAGCTGACGGGCCACAGCTGCTAAGAAAGGAGCTCCCGTGGTCCATGGGGATCTGGGGTCTCCCATGTAGCCGTAGTCAGGTGGGCTGGAGCATCTCCAAAGGAGACAGAGGCCCGTGTGTCCTTGTCAGTTTGGGACTCCACGGTGCCCTCTGTGCCCGTGCCCGTGCCCGAGCCATTCCTCACGCAGGTGCTCGGGAGCTGGGGGAGTTCCATGCCTTCATTGTCTCGGACCTGCGGGAGCTGCAGGATCAGACGGGCCAGAGCATCCTGCTGCTGCGGATCCAGAACCCCTGGGGCCGGCGGTGCTGGCAGGGGCTCTGGAGAGAGGGGTGAGTGCTGGGGCCTGGACCATGCTGCTGTCGGGAGGGGGGCCCAGTACCAATCTGGCCTGTGTCCTGGTCACCTTCAGCTGTCAGGACCGTACTTGGCTATCTCCAGCAAGGCCCCTGAGCCACTGCTCTTGTGACACCATGCTTGTCTTGGCTCCAGACAATCCTTTTGAGGCCTGGGACCTAGGTGGCCCTTGGACCTGGGGTTTCAATAGGGCAGACATCGTCACGGGCTCAGGCAGCAGTCCTGGGAAGACACGTCCAGAGACGTGAAGCTCCTCTGGGAAAAGAGGCTCCCGTGGGTGGCCGCTGCCCGGAAGGCCCTGTGCTGCAGAGCTGCTTCAGGTGTGGGAGGGGCCGCATAGCGGGGGCGCGGGGGCGCTGGCAGGAACTCAGGGCTCTCTGGGTCCCCTCCAGGTTTCCCCCCAGCCTGCTGGTAGCTGACGCTACCAGTTCTTGGGAGGGGCTTCTGCTGAGATGAGGTTTCTTCCAGGGGTGAAGGGTGGAGCCAGGTAGATGCAGCAGTAACGTCTGAGCTCCTGTCCCAGCTCCAGGAAGGGGAGTTctgggtggaggaggaagagttcCTCAGGGAGTTTGACGAGATCACCATTGGCTACCCAATCACAGAGGCTGGCCACCTGCAGAGCCTCTACACAGGTAGTGCCCCGAGGGGCTGTGCTGGGCATGTGCTCTGCCTGCCCAAGTGAGGCGGCTGGGCAGGTGCCCGGGTTCCCCCTGCCCATTCCTGGTTTGCTGCTTTCAAGTGTGGAGAGATGATTCTgtcccaggagctgggaggagaGTGGGCTCGTGGGAGGGACTGGCTCTGTCTGTGGCCATAGCTGCTGCTTAGACACTGCCAGGGTTCATGAGGCCACCACGGCGGGAGGCCAGTGAGGAGCCGTGTCCCACAGCTGGTGCCTGGTGTTTTCTCACTAGAGAAGCTGCTCTGCCACACTCGGGCGCTTCCTGGGGCCTGGGTCAAGGGGCAGTCAGCAGGAGGCTGCCGGAACAACAGCGGCTTTCCCAGCAACCCCAAATTCTGGCTGCGGGTCTCAGAACCGAGTGAGGTGTACGTTGCCGTCCTGCAGAGATCGAGGCTGCGTGCAGTGGACTGGGCAGGCCGGGCCCGGGCACTGGTGGGTGACAGTCATACTTCGTGGAGCCCAGCGAGCATCCCGGGCAAGCACTACCAGGCTGTGGGCCTGCACCTCTGGAAGGTAACTCAGCCCCGCCTGGCTCACGCTCGGTTGGGCAGGTGGTGTGGAGGCCAGTGGAGGTCTTAGTCCTAGGACTGGCTCTGCCGGGACACGTGTGACTCTGCCACCAGCCCCAACAGTCTCC
This genomic window contains:
- the CAPN10 gene encoding calpain-10 isoform X2, whose translation is MRAGRGATPARELFRDAAFPAADSSLFCDLSTPLAQFREDITWRRPQEICAMPRLFPDDPQEGQVKQGLLGDCWFLCACAALQKSRHLLDQVIPPGQPSWADQEYQGSFTCRIWQFGRWVEVTTDDRLPCLAGRLCFSRCQREDVFWLPLLEKVYAKVHGSYEHLWAGQVADALVDLTGGLAERWSLKGIAGSGGQQDRPGRWEHRTCRQLLRLKDQSLISCSVLSPRAGARELGEFHAFIVSDLRELQDQTGQSILLLRIQNPWGRRCWQGLWREGGEGWSQVDAAVTSELLSQLQEGEFWVEEEEFLREFDEITIGYPITEAGHLQSLYTEKLLCHTRALPGAWVKGQSAGGCRNNSGFPSNPKFWLRVSEPSEVYVAVLQRSRLRAVDWAGRARALVGDSHTSWSPASIPGKHYQAVGLHLWKVEKRRVNLPRVLSTPPVAGTACHAYDREVHLRCELSPGYYLAVPSTFLKDAPGEFLLRVFSTGRVSLSAIRAVAKNASPGAALPSGEWGTVQLRGSWRAGQTAGGSRNFASYPTNPCFPFSVPEGPGPRCVRITLHQHCRPSDTEFHPIGFHIFQGGRSQDAPPLLLQEPLLSCVPHRYAQEVSRLCLLPPGTYRVVPSTYLPDTEGAFTVTIATRIDRPSIHSQEMLGQFLQEVSVMAVMKT
- the CAPN10 gene encoding calpain-10 isoform X5, which codes for MRAGRGATPARELFRDAAFPAADSSLFCDLSTPLAQFREDITWRRPQEICAMPRLFPDDPQEGQVKQGLLGDCWFLCACAALQKSRHLLDQVIPPGQPSWADQEYQGSFTCRIWQFGRWVEVTTDDRLPCLAGRLCFSRCQREDVFWLPLLEKVYAKVHGSYEHLWAGQVADALVDLTGGLAERWSLKGIAGSGGQQDRPGRWEHRTCRQLLRLKDQSLISCSVLSPRAGARELGEFHAFIVSDLRELQDQTGQSILLLRIQNPWGRRCWQGLWREGGEGWSQVDAAVTSELLSQLQEGEFWVEEEEFLREFDEITIGYPITEAGHLQSLYTEKLLCHTRALPGAWVKGQSAGGCRNNSGFPSNPKFWLRVSEPSEVYVAVLQRSRLRAVDWAGRARALVGDSHTSWSPASIPGKHYQAVGLHLWKVEKRRVNLPRVLSTPPVAGTACHAYDREVHLRCELSPGYYLAVPSTFLKDAPGEFLLRVFSTGRVSLRALAPAASASLCISTAGPVTPSSTPSASISSRSQRVAGARTHPHCCCRSRC
- the CAPN10 gene encoding calpain-10 isoform X4, with the protein product MRAGRGATPARELFRDAAFPAADSSLFCDLSTPLAQFREDITWRRPQEICAMPRLFPDDPQEGQVKQGLLGDCWFLCACAALQKSRHLLDQVIPPGQPSWADQEYQGSFTCRIWQFGRWVEVTTDDRLPCLAGRLCFSRCQREDVFWLPLLEKVYAKVHGSYEHLWAGQVADALVDLTGGLAERWSLKGIAGSGGQQDRPGRWEHRTCRQLLRLKDQSLISCSVLSPRAGARELGEFHAFIVSDLRELQDQTGQSILLLRIQNPWGRRCWQGLWREGGEGWSQVDAAVTSELLSQLQEGEFWVEEEEFLREFDEITIGYPITEAGHLQSLYTEKLLCHTRALPGAWVKGQSAGGCRNNSGFPSNPKFWLRVSEPSEVYVAVLQRSRLRAVDWAGRARALVGDSHTSWSPASIPGKHYQAVGLHLWKGVTLGTTLFPVPSWMWPT
- the CAPN10 gene encoding calpain-10 isoform X3; its protein translation is MPRLFPDDPQEGQVKQGLLGDCWFLCACAALQKSRHLLDQVIPPGQPSWADQEYQGSFTCRIWQFGRWVEVTTDDRLPCLAGRLCFSRCQREDVFWLPLLEKVYAKVHGSYEHLWAGQVADALVDLTGGLAERWSLKGIAGSGGQQDRPGRWEHRTCRQLLRLKDQSLISCSVLSPRAGARELGEFHAFIVSDLRELQDQTGQSILLLRIQNPWGRRCWQGLWREGGEGWSQVDAAVTSELLSQLQEGEFWVEEEEFLREFDEITIGYPITEAGHLQSLYTEKLLCHTRALPGAWVKGQSAGGCRNNSGFPSNPKFWLRVSEPSEVYVAVLQRSRLRAVDWAGRARALVGDSHTSWSPASIPGKHYQAVGLHLWKVEKRRVNLPRVLSTPPVAGTACHAYDREVHLRCELSPGYYLAVPSTFLKDAPGEFLLRVFSTGRVSLSAIRAVAKNASPGAALPSGEWGTVQLRGSWRAGQTAGGSRNFASYPTNPCFPFSVPEGPGPRCVRITLHQHCRPSDTEFHPIGFHIFQVPEGGRSQDAPPLLLQEPLLSCVPHRYAQEVSRLCLLPPGTYRVVPSTYLPDTEGAFTVTIATRIDRPSIHSQEMLGQFLQEVSVMAVMKT
- the CAPN10 gene encoding calpain-10 isoform X1: MRAGRGATPARELFRDAAFPAADSSLFCDLSTPLAQFREDITWRRPQEICAMPRLFPDDPQEGQVKQGLLGDCWFLCACAALQKSRHLLDQVIPPGQPSWADQEYQGSFTCRIWQFGRWVEVTTDDRLPCLAGRLCFSRCQREDVFWLPLLEKVYAKVHGSYEHLWAGQVADALVDLTGGLAERWSLKGIAGSGGQQDRPGRWEHRTCRQLLRLKDQSLISCSVLSPRAGARELGEFHAFIVSDLRELQDQTGQSILLLRIQNPWGRRCWQGLWREGGEGWSQVDAAVTSELLSQLQEGEFWVEEEEFLREFDEITIGYPITEAGHLQSLYTEKLLCHTRALPGAWVKGQSAGGCRNNSGFPSNPKFWLRVSEPSEVYVAVLQRSRLRAVDWAGRARALVGDSHTSWSPASIPGKHYQAVGLHLWKVEKRRVNLPRVLSTPPVAGTACHAYDREVHLRCELSPGYYLAVPSTFLKDAPGEFLLRVFSTGRVSLSAIRAVAKNASPGAALPSGEWGTVQLRGSWRAGQTAGGSRNFASYPTNPCFPFSVPEGPGPRCVRITLHQHCRPSDTEFHPIGFHIFQVPEGGRSQDAPPLLLQEPLLSCVPHRYAQEVSRLCLLPPGTYRVVPSTYLPDTEGAFTVTIATRIDRPSIHSQEMLGQFLQEVSVMAVMKT